From Tiliqua scincoides isolate rTilSci1 chromosome 2, rTilSci1.hap2, whole genome shotgun sequence, the proteins below share one genomic window:
- the TKTL1 gene encoding transketolase-like protein 1: MASSYPKPEEKSLQALRDTANRLRIHSIRSTCASNSGHPTSCCSAAEIMSVLFFHTMRYKPSDPGHPSNDRFVLSKGHAAPVLYAAWAEAGYIKESELSKLRKIDCDLEGHPTPRLRFVDVATGSLGQGLGAACGMAYTGKYFDKASYRVYCLLGDGESSEGSVWEALAFGSHYQLDNLVAIFDVNRLGQSEAAPLCHDIDAYRKRCEAFGWNTYVVDGHDVEELCQALWQASQLKGKPTAIVAKTFKGRGIADVEDLDGWHGKPMPKDKVESIINAIQSQIQTNKVLSIQPPAADVPQISTVNIKMPSPPAYKIGEKMATRKAYGLALTKLGNANSRVVALDGDTKNSTFAELFKQAHPERYIECYIAEQNMVSVALGCAARNRMVPFASTFAAFFTRAFDHIRMGAISQSNINLCGSHSGVSIGEDGPSQMALEDIAMFRAIPGCTVFYPSDAVSTEHAVCLAANAKGICFIRTSRPETPIIYSLEEKFEIGHAKVIRKSDADKVTVIGAGVTLHEALAAADELGKQDIHIRVIDPFTIKPLDANTIISSARVTGGRIITVEDHYREGGLGEAVAAAVAGEPGILVQSLAVSGVPRSGKPSELLELFGISAKNIVAAVKSTFAN; this comes from the exons ATGGCTAGCAGCTACCCCAAGCCGGAGGAGAAGAGTCTCCAGGCCCTGAGAGACACAGCCAATCGCCTGAGAATCCACTCCATTCGCTCCACTTGCGCATCCAACTCCGG CCACCCCACGTCATGctgcagtgctgcagagatcatgTCCGTATTGTTCTTCCATACTATGCGTTACAAGCCAAGTGATCCAGGGCACCCCAGCAATGACCGCTTTGTGCTTTCCAAG GGTCATGCTGCACCTGTGCTCTATGCTGCATGGGCTGAGGCAGGCTACATCAAGGAGTCAGAGTTGTCAAAACTGAGGAAAATAGACTGTGACTTGGAGGGCCACCCAACTCCT AGGCTGCGTTTTGTGGATGTGGCCACTGGTTCACTGGGACAGGGCCTGGGAGCTGCTTGTGGAATGGCCTACACAGGCAAATACTTTGACAAGGCCAG TTACCGAGTGTACTGCCTATTGGGTGATGGCGAGTCCTCAGAGGGGtctgtttgggaagcactggcattTGGATCTCACTACCAATTGGACAACCTGGTAGCCATCTTTGATGTCAACAGGTTGGGCCAAAGTGAAGCAGCGCCACTGTGCCATGACATTGATGCCTACCGCAAGCGCTGTGAAGCCTTTGG GTGGAATACTTATGTTGTGGATGGTCATGATGTAGAGGAGCTGTGCCAGGCTCTGTGGCAAGCAAGCCAGCTGAAAGGAAAACCCACAGCCATTGTAGCCAAGACTTTCAAAGGGCGAGGAATTGCAG ATGTGGAGGATCTTGATGGTTGGCATGGAAAGCCCATGCCCAAGGACAAAGTAGAATCTATCATCAATGCTATTCAGAGCCAAATCCAGACGAATAAAGTCCTGTCTATCCAGCCACctgctgcagatgtgccacagatCAGCACAGTGAATATCAAGATGCCTTCTCCACCTGCATATAAAATTGGTGAAAAG atggCCACCCGCAAGGCGTATGGTTTAGCCCTGACAAAGCTGGGAAATGCTAATAGTCGTGTGGTGGCCTTGGATGGCGACACCAAGAATTCCACATTTGCTGAGCTCTTCAAGCAGGCCCACCCTGAACGCTATATTGAGTGTTACATTGCTGAACAGAACATG GTCAGTGTGGCTCTGGGCTGTGCTGCTAGGAATCGCATGGTTCCATTTGCCAGCACCTTTGCTGCTTTCTTCACCCGAGCTTTTGACCATATCCGGATGGGTGCCATCTCGCAGTCCAACATTAACCTTTGTGGATCCCACAGTGGAGTTTCCATTG GTGAAGATGGGCCCTCTCAAATGGCCTTGGAAGATATAGCCatgttcagagccattccaggctgcactGTGTTCTACCCAAGTGATGCAGTCTCCACTGAACATGCTGTCTGTTTGGCTGCAAATGCTAAA GGGATATGCTTCATTCGAACCAGCCGCCCAGAGACTCCAATCATATACTCTCTGGAAGAAAAGTTTGAGATTGGCCATGCAAAG GTTATACGCAAGAGTGATGCTGACAAGGTTACAGTTATTGGAGCAGGTGTCACACTCCATGAGGCCTTAGCAGCTGCTGATGAGCTAGGCAAACAAG ACATCCATATTCGAGTAATTGACCCTTTTACAATCAAACCCTTGGATGCAAACACCATAATCTCCAGTGCCAGAGTTACTGGGGGCCGTATCATCACTGTTGAGGATCACTACAGGGAAG GAGGACTTGGAGAAGCAGTGGCGGCAGCAGTTGCAGGAGAACCTGGTATCTTAGTCCAGAGCCTAGCTGTGTCAGGTGTGCCTCGTAGTGGAAAACCAAGTGAGCTCCTTGAACTGTTTGGGATCAGTGCAAAGAACATCGTAGCAGCTGTGAAAAGCACCTTTGCCAATTGA